In the Solanum pennellii chromosome 5, SPENNV200 genome, one interval contains:
- the LOC107019684 gene encoding protein UNUSUAL FLORAL ORGANS-like: MKNSSDSGVCSVEGYLFDPDNLCWYRLSFALIPQGFSPVSSSGGLICFVSDESGSKNILLCNPLVGSIIPLPPTLRLRLFPSIGLTITNTSIDIAVAGDDLISPYAVKNLTTESFHIDGNGFYSMVYNFNTSKIMQF; encoded by the coding sequence ATGAAAAATAGTAGTGACTCTGGAGTTTGTTCTGTTGAAGGTTACTTGTTTGATCCTGATAATCTTTGTTGGTATCGGCTTTCTTTTGCTCTAATCCCACAAGGGTTTTCTCCTGTTTCATCTTCTGGTGGATTAATTTGCTTTGTTTCTGATGAATCTGGATCAAAAAACATTCTTTTATGTAATCCACTTGTAGGATCCATAATTCCCCTGCCTCCAACTTTAAGGCTTAGGCTTTTTCCTTCTATTGGTTTAACTATAACCAACACATCTATTGATATAGCTGTAGCTGGAGATGACTTGATATCACCTTATGCTGTTAAAAACTTAACTACAGAGTCATTTCATATTGATGGTAATGGATTTTACTCAATGGTGTACAACTTCAACACTTCCAAGATTATGCAGTTTTGA